A genome region from Nocardia sp. NBC_01730 includes the following:
- a CDS encoding CaiB/BaiF CoA transferase family protein — protein MNPLDGLTVVSLEQAVAAPFATRQLADLGARVIKVERPDVGDFARGYDETVRGMASHFVWLNRSKESVCLDLKSEYGKDSIQTLVRNADVFVQNLAPGAAERLGLGSDELRRVKPELIHVSISGYGPGGPYSAKKAYDLLVQCEAGLVSITGTPDEPAKVGISIADIASGMFAYSGVLTALIQRDRTGEGATIEISMLEALSEWMGYPLNYAMYGGTAPQRTGARHASIAPYGPFRCGDGNQVFLGLQNEREWATFCAEILDDPAIAADPRFLRNSLRVSHSRELQEEIERAFSAWSAETVAKRLEAAGIANAILRDMHDLAEHPQLEARGRWFDYESPVGSLRALVPPATFVGAKPVMGPVPGVGEHTEAVLAEFGIASAAAELPN, from the coding sequence ATGAACCCCCTCGACGGACTCACCGTCGTATCGCTCGAGCAGGCCGTGGCCGCCCCGTTCGCCACCCGCCAGCTGGCGGATCTCGGTGCGCGGGTGATCAAGGTCGAGCGTCCCGACGTCGGCGACTTCGCCCGCGGATACGACGAGACGGTGCGCGGAATGGCCAGCCATTTCGTCTGGCTCAACCGCTCGAAGGAATCGGTCTGCCTCGATCTGAAGTCCGAGTACGGCAAGGACAGCATCCAGACCCTGGTCCGCAACGCGGACGTGTTCGTCCAGAACCTCGCTCCCGGCGCGGCGGAACGACTCGGGCTGGGCAGCGACGAATTGCGAAGGGTCAAGCCGGAACTCATTCATGTCTCCATCTCCGGTTACGGTCCCGGTGGACCGTACTCGGCGAAGAAGGCCTACGACCTGCTCGTGCAGTGCGAGGCGGGCCTGGTCTCCATCACCGGTACCCCGGACGAGCCGGCGAAGGTCGGGATATCCATCGCCGACATCGCCTCCGGAATGTTCGCCTACTCCGGTGTTCTCACGGCGCTGATCCAGCGTGATCGCACGGGTGAGGGCGCCACCATCGAGATCTCGATGCTCGAGGCGCTCTCGGAGTGGATGGGCTATCCGCTGAACTACGCGATGTATGGCGGCACGGCGCCGCAGCGGACGGGTGCGCGGCACGCGTCGATCGCGCCGTACGGCCCGTTCCGGTGCGGAGACGGAAATCAGGTGTTCCTCGGACTGCAGAACGAGCGTGAATGGGCGACGTTCTGCGCGGAGATCCTGGACGACCCCGCCATAGCGGCGGATCCCCGGTTCCTTCGAAACTCGTTGCGGGTGAGCCACAGTCGAGAGTTGCAAGAGGAGATCGAGCGCGCTTTCTCGGCGTGGAGCGCCGAAACGGTCGCGAAGCGGCTCGAGGCGGCGGGCATCGCGAACGCGATCCTGCGGGACATGCACGACCTGGCGGAGCACCCGCAACTCGAGGCGAGGGGACGGTGGTTCGACTACGAGTCACCCGTCGGTTCGCTGCGGGCACTCGTTCCACCGGCGACCTTTGTCGGAGCGAAGCCGGTGATGGGCCCCGTGCCCGGGGTCGGTGAGCACACTGAAGCCGTACTCGCCGAGTTCGGAATCGCCTCAGCGGCAGCCGAATTACCGAACTGA
- a CDS encoding FAD-dependent oxidoreductase: MIVVGAGPVGLLNALGLAQQGVVVTVLERASTLSEAPRAIVYHWAALDGLARLDLLDDAVGAGFLKQDYAYRVHKTGEIIEYGLEALEGKVERPYNLHLGQGALARVILRRLETFDNARVRWNHEVTAITQDDAEVRVTVRSERGEEELRASWLIGADGAGSRIRSELDLGFEGITWPERFVATNVRFAEDLSGWAQSTFYVDDVFGAIIAKIDESGAHGLWRYTYMEDDALPAESAAERLPEFLTTVFGEKIAAAAELEAISPYRMHQRSAVAYRAGRVLLAGDAAHATNPTGGLGLTMGLFDAYLLNEALGAVVSGRADDGILNVYSDERRHAFVDVASPRASANKRLLFHSTDPAQLDRDLDVFRKMSRDREFAAECLYFTKTLETPSLIAH; encoded by the coding sequence GTGATAGTCGTAGGCGCAGGTCCCGTGGGACTCTTGAATGCGCTGGGTTTGGCGCAGCAAGGTGTCGTCGTCACTGTGCTCGAGCGAGCGTCGACTCTCTCGGAGGCGCCGCGGGCGATCGTCTATCACTGGGCAGCGCTGGATGGCCTGGCCCGCTTGGATCTCCTCGACGACGCTGTAGGGGCCGGATTTCTGAAGCAGGACTACGCCTATCGGGTGCACAAGACCGGTGAAATCATCGAGTACGGCTTGGAGGCGCTCGAGGGAAAGGTGGAACGTCCCTACAACCTGCACCTGGGGCAGGGTGCTCTGGCGCGCGTGATTCTGCGGCGCCTGGAGACCTTCGACAACGCACGCGTGCGCTGGAACCACGAGGTCACCGCGATCACCCAGGATGACGCCGAAGTCCGGGTCACCGTTCGGTCCGAGCGCGGCGAAGAGGAACTCCGTGCGTCCTGGCTCATCGGCGCCGACGGCGCGGGCTCCAGGATTCGGAGCGAGCTGGATCTCGGCTTCGAGGGGATCACCTGGCCGGAGCGGTTCGTCGCCACCAATGTGCGCTTCGCCGAGGATCTTTCGGGCTGGGCGCAGTCGACGTTCTATGTCGACGACGTCTTCGGGGCGATTATCGCCAAGATCGACGAGTCCGGTGCGCACGGCCTCTGGCGCTACACCTACATGGAGGACGACGCCCTGCCCGCCGAGTCGGCGGCCGAGCGCCTGCCCGAGTTCCTCACCACGGTGTTCGGCGAAAAGATCGCTGCCGCAGCAGAACTCGAGGCGATCTCGCCGTACCGGATGCATCAGCGCAGTGCGGTGGCCTACCGTGCGGGCAGGGTGCTGCTCGCTGGTGACGCGGCACATGCGACGAATCCCACCGGCGGGCTCGGGCTGACCATGGGCCTGTTCGACGCGTACCTGTTGAACGAAGCCCTGGGCGCGGTCGTCTCCGGCCGCGCCGACGACGGCATCCTCAACGTCTACTCCGACGAACGCCGCCACGCGTTCGTCGATGTCGCGAGTCCACGTGCCAGCGCCAACAAGCGGCTGCTGTTCCATTCCACCGATCCGGCCCAACTCGATCGTGACCTGGACGTGTTCCGGAAGATGTCCCGCGACCGAGAGTTCGCCGCGGAATGCCTCTACTTCACGAAAACCCTGGAAACACCCTCCCTGATCGCGCACTGA
- a CDS encoding NAD(P)/FAD-dependent oxidoreductase codes for MTAVSDVVIVGGSIAGLRAAETVVRLAPELSVTVVSDEAHLPYERPPLSKVALHDPLELDDLVYRSVGELGRHGVEFRLETPALGLDLAARRVRLPEGEIGYRALVIATGCDPVMPPVFAGLPEVYPLRSFADARALRAAVADTSKSVAIVGAGFIGGEFASTLVKAGRGVSLVDMAPKPLGRFGAPVADTYAALHRDAGVELFLGRAVTDVAHIVEGRELVLDDGTRVRADVILVGAGVRPSTRWLEGSGLTLDNGILCDSLLRASEGVFAAGDAVRWPNPRFDAIMRVEHWTNAAEQGRIAAMNAVNHIRELDGTACANVPYFWSDQHGIRIQFAGYLTGDEELLENRNSDGSLFLYRRGQAVTGVLAFERRSEFVKIRAALRRENPSLRQVVPDVPDHEEVRIG; via the coding sequence ATGACAGCGGTATCCGATGTGGTCATCGTGGGTGGTTCTATCGCCGGGTTGCGGGCGGCGGAAACCGTCGTCCGACTTGCTCCCGAGCTGAGCGTGACGGTTGTGAGCGATGAAGCTCACCTGCCCTACGAGCGCCCGCCCCTGTCGAAAGTCGCGTTGCACGATCCCCTCGAACTGGACGACCTGGTCTACCGGTCGGTCGGCGAGCTCGGTCGGCACGGAGTCGAATTCAGGCTCGAAACCCCTGCTCTGGGCCTCGATCTCGCCGCGCGAAGGGTCCGCCTCCCCGAGGGCGAAATCGGATATCGAGCGCTCGTCATCGCGACCGGATGCGACCCGGTGATGCCGCCTGTGTTCGCCGGGCTTCCGGAGGTTTATCCGCTGCGTAGTTTCGCGGATGCCCGCGCCCTGCGTGCAGCGGTCGCCGATACCTCGAAGTCGGTGGCGATCGTGGGCGCCGGGTTCATCGGCGGTGAATTCGCGTCGACACTCGTTAAGGCGGGCCGCGGGGTCTCGCTCGTCGATATGGCCCCGAAGCCCCTCGGCAGGTTCGGAGCTCCGGTAGCCGACACCTACGCGGCGTTGCATCGAGACGCCGGTGTCGAGCTGTTCCTCGGCAGGGCGGTCACCGATGTCGCCCACATCGTGGAGGGCCGGGAATTGGTTCTCGACGACGGTACCCGAGTTCGCGCGGACGTCATTCTCGTCGGTGCCGGGGTGCGTCCCTCCACGCGATGGCTGGAGGGCTCGGGACTGACCCTCGACAACGGGATTCTGTGCGATTCCCTGCTGCGGGCGTCGGAGGGTGTTTTCGCCGCCGGCGATGCCGTCCGGTGGCCGAATCCACGATTCGACGCGATCATGCGGGTCGAGCACTGGACCAATGCGGCGGAGCAAGGACGTATCGCCGCCATGAACGCCGTGAACCATATCCGGGAACTCGATGGCACAGCCTGCGCGAACGTGCCGTATTTCTGGTCCGACCAGCATGGCATTCGCATTCAATTCGCCGGATATCTGACGGGCGACGAGGAATTGCTGGAGAACCGCAATTCCGACGGCTCGCTCTTCCTGTACCGGCGCGGCCAGGCGGTGACCGGCGTGCTGGCCTTCGAGCGGCGGTCCGAGTTCGTCAAAATTCGTGCGGCACTGAGGCGAGAGAATCCCTCACTGCGCCAAGTCGTTCCCGATGTGCCGGATCACGAAGAAGTGCGCATCGGCTGA
- a CDS encoding HpcH/HpaI aldolase/citrate lyase family protein gives MNREETIRVARSFLFVPGDRPERFDKAIRSGTDVVVLDLEDAVADEHKDSARRAVVDWLSRGGPACVRVASPAGQHFWDEVAALKGLPGLIAVMVPKAESPDELSAVAERVGVPVIALVESALGMVRAPSLAAAPGVSRIAFGHLDYALGLGCDTGRPAMLHARSALVLASRAARLPGPIDGVTAALDDAAALDEDLRCAKELGMTGKLLVHPRQVVGTHAAFRPDAAAVRWARRVVESEAGGRAVRIEGQMVDAPVVARARAILRDVR, from the coding sequence ATGAATCGGGAGGAAACCATTCGGGTCGCCAGATCGTTTCTCTTCGTACCCGGTGATCGTCCGGAGCGTTTCGACAAGGCGATCCGGTCCGGGACCGACGTCGTCGTGCTCGATCTGGAGGACGCTGTCGCGGACGAGCACAAGGACAGCGCCCGAAGGGCAGTAGTCGACTGGCTGTCCCGCGGTGGACCGGCATGTGTGCGAGTGGCTTCCCCAGCGGGTCAACACTTTTGGGACGAGGTGGCGGCACTGAAGGGCCTGCCCGGGCTGATCGCCGTGATGGTCCCCAAAGCCGAAAGCCCCGATGAACTGTCGGCCGTCGCCGAGCGGGTCGGGGTACCCGTGATCGCGTTGGTCGAGTCGGCGCTGGGGATGGTGCGTGCACCGTCTCTAGCCGCCGCCCCTGGGGTTTCGCGAATTGCGTTCGGGCACTTGGACTATGCGCTCGGCCTGGGGTGCGACACCGGCCGGCCGGCCATGCTCCACGCCCGTTCCGCGCTCGTGCTCGCATCGCGGGCCGCGCGGCTTCCGGGACCGATCGACGGTGTGACCGCCGCTCTGGATGATGCCGCGGCCCTGGACGAGGATCTCAGGTGTGCGAAGGAGCTCGGCATGACGGGAAAGCTGCTGGTGCATCCACGTCAGGTGGTGGGCACCCATGCGGCGTTTCGGCCCGACGCGGCGGCAGTCCGCTGGGCTCGGCGGGTGGTCGAGTCCGAGGCCGGAGGCAGGGCGGTCCGAATCGAGGGGCAGATGGTCGACGCGCCTGTCGTCGCGCGGGCGCGGGCGATCTTGCGAGATGTGCGTTGA